In one window of Caenimonas aquaedulcis DNA:
- a CDS encoding GIY-YIG nuclease family protein, which yields MTEYYVTAFVYFIQQGDQPLVKVGTTVDQPAKRLAQLQVGNGSKLRLLGAIDIRAAGAHAGNRIEFAKLARARESEIHREFADERLSGEWFKLSTRVLAFIEQAKNC from the coding sequence ATGACTGAGTACTACGTTACAGCTTTCGTGTACTTCATTCAGCAAGGCGATCAGCCGCTGGTGAAAGTCGGCACGACCGTGGACCAGCCGGCCAAGCGCCTCGCGCAGCTACAGGTGGGCAACGGCTCGAAGCTGCGCTTGTTGGGCGCCATCGATATCCGAGCTGCGGGCGCGCATGCCGGGAACCGCATCGAATTCGCGAAGCTGGCGCGGGCAAGGGAGTCGGAAATTCACCGTGAATTTGCAGACGAGCGACTGAGTGGTGAGTGGTTCAAGCTATCTACCCGCGTGCTAGCGTTTATCGAGCAGGCCAAGAATTGCTGA
- a CDS encoding recombinase family protein, giving the protein MAHSNPPRARRAAEYLRMSTDQQDLSIGIQRAAIRKYAVEQKLEVVATYEDSGRSGLVIRNRKGMLGLLRDIAEKDCAFSQVLVYDISRWGRFQNTDASAYYDYLCRLNGVEVIYVAEAFGDPTSPMATVIKGLKRAMAAEYSRELAVKTRAGQRRVVQMGFSLGSTPAIGYRRQVVSREGEMKGILGFGERKPMPSDRVRWVLGPSHEVALVRRIFRLYADPEMSISGLVNLLNREGLTNRNSKIFTHRIVRDLLTCETFAGNFVWGRSADVHAAGAATGHYEPVRNNGGIPAIISINQWEKTQRKISKGFWPKKGHQQLLDDLRKAFEKKPDATEIDLPGLGCSVPFTYRRAFGSMAAAYALIGIDPLAWLQRRTTAQHRSMAIASAFRGDVAAWLNLEGVPVTYVKGARHLLVNRCLKVGVDLVWQAHHKTGLKARLAKRAPGFDFDQMILMRMNDDGTAKDFFMFPRVHYFQLPLWIGETVFDAASAYHCPTGTSLIARLRHLVETQSIGNSLSDPL; this is encoded by the coding sequence ATGGCCCATTCAAATCCACCTCGCGCGCGAAGAGCGGCAGAGTATTTGAGAATGTCCACGGACCAGCAGGACCTTTCTATCGGCATTCAACGGGCCGCGATCAGGAAATATGCTGTGGAGCAAAAGCTAGAAGTGGTCGCCACTTACGAGGATTCCGGAAGAAGTGGACTGGTCATTCGAAACCGGAAGGGAATGCTTGGACTCCTGCGCGACATTGCAGAGAAAGATTGCGCGTTCTCGCAAGTCCTCGTGTACGACATAAGCCGATGGGGTCGGTTTCAAAACACGGACGCATCTGCATATTACGATTACCTGTGCAGACTCAATGGCGTGGAGGTGATCTACGTCGCTGAAGCGTTCGGGGACCCTACCTCTCCTATGGCAACCGTAATCAAAGGCCTCAAGCGGGCTATGGCAGCGGAGTACAGTCGAGAACTTGCGGTCAAGACCCGGGCCGGACAGAGGCGAGTCGTCCAAATGGGATTTTCGCTTGGCAGTACGCCTGCCATTGGCTACAGGCGGCAAGTGGTGTCGCGCGAAGGCGAAATGAAGGGCATTCTGGGCTTTGGCGAGAGGAAGCCAATGCCATCGGACAGAGTACGTTGGGTGCTCGGCCCCAGCCATGAAGTCGCATTGGTGAGGCGAATATTCCGACTATATGCCGACCCCGAAATGTCAATCTCAGGCTTGGTGAACCTCCTGAATCGCGAAGGGCTCACGAACCGAAACTCCAAGATATTTACTCACAGAATAGTTCGCGATCTACTGACGTGCGAGACGTTCGCCGGAAATTTTGTATGGGGACGAAGTGCTGATGTGCACGCAGCCGGCGCGGCGACGGGTCATTATGAGCCGGTGCGTAACAACGGGGGCATTCCTGCGATTATTTCAATCAACCAATGGGAAAAGACGCAGCGAAAGATAAGTAAGGGTTTCTGGCCCAAGAAAGGCCATCAGCAGCTGCTCGATGATCTGCGCAAGGCATTTGAAAAGAAGCCGGATGCGACTGAAATCGACCTTCCGGGTCTCGGTTGTTCTGTCCCTTTCACCTATAGAAGGGCATTCGGTTCCATGGCTGCAGCATACGCACTAATTGGAATTGATCCGCTTGCGTGGCTTCAGCGTAGAACAACCGCCCAGCATCGATCCATGGCCATTGCCTCTGCGTTCCGGGGCGATGTCGCCGCATGGCTTAATCTTGAAGGGGTGCCAGTGACGTACGTCAAGGGCGCTCGCCATCTGCTGGTAAATCGTTGCCTCAAGGTTGGTGTCGATCTGGTCTGGCAAGCTCACCACAAGACCGGGTTGAAGGCCAGACTCGCAAAGCGCGCTCCCGGCTTTGACTTCGATCAAATGATTTTGATGCGCATGAACGACGATGGAACTGCCAAGGATTTCTTTATGTTTCCTCGAGTCCACTACTTTCAACTTCCACTTTGGATCGGCGAAACCGTCTTCGATGCAGCGAGTGCCTATCACTGTCCAACGGGCACCAGCCTGATTGCACGCCTGAGGCATTTGGTAGAGACTCAAAGCATTGGCAATTCGCTTTCCGACCCGCTGTGA
- a CDS encoding SET domain-containing protein-lysine N-methyltransferase: MTDLEVEGQSMTLLEIIRRDYLRVLAEVGWDAERVAAVVHNTADQCPMPPGYEHLRLAPSPIQGQGLFTDRAIESGEVIGPARIDGKRTWLGRYANHSPWPNTEFRLLENGDLEWVALEDIAPGAEILNNYRQGASIWGAKFNPEEVARTMTERDESLRRLAALQEAKA, translated from the coding sequence ATGACTGACTTGGAAGTCGAGGGCCAAAGCATGACGCTGCTTGAAATCATCCGTCGCGACTACTTAAGAGTGCTGGCTGAGGTCGGATGGGACGCGGAAAGGGTCGCCGCCGTGGTGCACAACACCGCAGACCAATGCCCCATGCCGCCCGGCTATGAGCATCTACGCCTCGCGCCTTCGCCGATACAAGGCCAAGGGTTATTCACCGACCGCGCGATTGAGTCAGGCGAAGTCATCGGACCAGCACGCATTGACGGCAAACGGACTTGGCTGGGTCGCTACGCCAATCACTCGCCCTGGCCGAACACCGAGTTTCGACTACTGGAAAACGGAGACCTCGAATGGGTGGCACTGGAGGACATCGCCCCAGGTGCGGAGATTCTCAACAACTACCGGCAAGGCGCTTCAATCTGGGGCGCGAAGTTCAACCCGGAAGAAGTCGCGCGGACTATGACGGAGCGCGATGAAAGCTTACGCAGGCTGGCGGCCTTGCAGGAGGCGAAGGCATGA
- a CDS encoding GIY-YIG nuclease family protein, protein MYASQSGGEVGRWRKSKASRGGGGYDQNHGVAGVVYILQNEGFKEGFYKLGCSRHSGHARAANLNVNASTGVPGSFKCIFEQRTRDCGRAEQLVFQRLHAHRKGKWGQEFFEVDLDVARRTIITVCAEVDATHVVVQPPPPPPARFISPSVVSVSQAPYVPPATPPRGKSSSNAGTWIFGVVFVAFVVWVNQPKSKSSSYTPPPAAYTVSPAPAPAPSPRPVAAVARSPQAEYKAPPKPATVEQVTPLALTDQNAPPGQARHLFPDQARALNREELASIESVCWDAKHRQGPGAYRDCTQKHRDSIAGTEAPNLSGLNQVEQASIQSACWDSKNRVGPKSYGDCVRRNLQELSAAERPDTQSLSAAEQASLSSACWSAKQQGPATYYKCVRVQMNAMEGQGRADLSGLNAAERQSANSACWDQKQRGPASFQKCLIAKVNDAEAVAPVDLSGLTAGERQSIESVCWSDKNTKGPAAYRRCLSRHLATLR, encoded by the coding sequence ATGTACGCATCACAGAGCGGAGGCGAAGTGGGGCGCTGGCGTAAATCCAAGGCATCCAGGGGCGGCGGTGGTTACGACCAAAACCACGGGGTTGCTGGAGTTGTCTACATCCTTCAGAACGAGGGCTTCAAAGAGGGCTTCTACAAGCTCGGTTGCAGCCGTCATTCGGGGCATGCGCGCGCGGCCAACCTCAATGTCAACGCAAGCACAGGTGTGCCCGGTAGCTTCAAGTGCATCTTCGAGCAGCGCACCAGAGATTGCGGACGCGCCGAGCAACTCGTTTTCCAACGATTGCATGCACACAGAAAGGGTAAGTGGGGCCAAGAGTTCTTCGAGGTAGATCTCGACGTTGCGCGCCGCACGATCATCACCGTATGCGCCGAGGTGGACGCGACGCACGTCGTCGTCCAGCCGCCTCCGCCACCGCCGGCGAGGTTCATTTCACCCTCGGTCGTTTCGGTAAGTCAGGCGCCATATGTACCGCCGGCCACACCGCCTCGGGGCAAGTCTTCGAGCAACGCTGGCACATGGATCTTCGGAGTTGTCTTCGTGGCCTTCGTAGTCTGGGTAAATCAGCCCAAGTCAAAGTCCAGTTCGTATACACCGCCCCCAGCGGCATACACAGTTTCGCCAGCACCAGCACCAGCACCATCGCCCCGTCCCGTCGCTGCTGTCGCACGCAGTCCGCAGGCCGAATACAAAGCGCCGCCAAAGCCGGCCACAGTTGAACAGGTCACTCCGCTTGCACTCACCGACCAGAACGCGCCGCCAGGGCAGGCAAGACACTTGTTCCCGGACCAAGCTCGCGCCCTCAATCGTGAGGAGTTGGCGTCCATTGAATCAGTCTGCTGGGACGCGAAGCACAGGCAGGGGCCAGGAGCGTATCGAGACTGCACGCAGAAGCATCGCGATTCCATTGCGGGCACAGAGGCCCCGAATCTCAGTGGGTTGAACCAAGTGGAGCAAGCTTCGATTCAGTCCGCCTGCTGGGACTCCAAGAACAGAGTGGGGCCGAAATCATACGGCGACTGCGTTCGACGGAACCTGCAGGAGCTTTCAGCCGCAGAGCGACCCGACACACAGTCCCTCTCGGCGGCGGAACAGGCCTCCCTGAGTTCGGCGTGTTGGAGTGCAAAGCAGCAGGGACCCGCAACCTACTACAAGTGCGTTCGGGTCCAAATGAACGCCATGGAAGGGCAAGGACGAGCGGACCTAAGTGGACTAAACGCCGCAGAGCGGCAGTCGGCCAACTCGGCCTGCTGGGACCAGAAGCAGCGAGGTCCGGCCAGTTTTCAGAAATGTCTCATCGCCAAAGTGAATGACGCCGAAGCCGTAGCGCCGGTCGATTTGTCAGGCCTGACGGCGGGCGAACGCCAATCGATTGAGTCTGTGTGCTGGTCGGACAAAAACACCAAAGGTCCGGCCGCATACCGCCGGTGCTTGTCTCGTCATCTGGCGACATTGCGCTGA
- a CDS encoding recombinase family protein — protein MIKRCNAAQYIRMSTDKQDLSPQIQKAAIESYARKCGLDILVTYEDDGRSGVHLSNRPALTQLIKDVTTSPSFGVVLVYDVSRWGRFQNADASAYYEYHCILHGVQVIYVAETFANDHTPMSALVKSMKRTMAAEYSRELATKVVAGQRRVIDMGFVMGPPPSLGYRRQSVSADGSTRTELRWGQRKGALTDRVEWVLGPDPEVALVRTIFSRYAAGHSVRDIVASLLKEGCHDQAGRPISLYHIRHLLRNEAVIGIFVWGRPHAESRMRLVEGERMRVAGRVPQIVDDATWELVQNRLRGSIPKKRSLEEMIQDLEKALSRNPSLRSADLGAEGCAPLSAYKNCFGTWQHALMAAGADPSVVAANLAERRRVCRNLVYVIGHALLEALAAAKVQASFSGRTNILKILGYSIRVRLAWQVVRPCGRSMWEIENHSNLPSVSHTLYVRVDKLLSPRDYLLVRSGNSSQPLPSWVPTLVPQALQKFHSPTMRKLVKRLKSLA, from the coding sequence ATGATTAAAAGATGCAATGCCGCCCAGTACATCCGGATGTCTACCGACAAGCAGGATTTGTCGCCTCAGATCCAAAAGGCGGCGATTGAGTCTTATGCGCGGAAGTGTGGGCTGGACATCTTGGTGACTTATGAGGACGACGGCCGCAGCGGTGTGCACCTTTCAAACCGGCCAGCTCTCACGCAGCTTATCAAGGATGTAACGACCAGCCCATCGTTTGGTGTGGTGTTGGTCTATGACGTCAGCCGGTGGGGACGCTTTCAAAATGCCGATGCGTCTGCCTACTACGAATACCACTGCATTCTTCATGGAGTGCAGGTGATCTACGTGGCCGAGACATTTGCGAATGACCACACCCCAATGAGTGCACTTGTGAAGAGCATGAAGCGCACCATGGCAGCAGAGTACAGCCGGGAGCTTGCGACCAAGGTCGTGGCAGGTCAGAGGCGGGTGATAGACATGGGCTTCGTGATGGGACCGCCTCCATCGCTAGGGTATAGGCGACAATCCGTGTCCGCGGATGGTTCCACCCGAACCGAGCTTCGTTGGGGGCAGAGAAAGGGCGCGCTTACGGATCGAGTCGAATGGGTCTTGGGGCCTGATCCCGAAGTCGCTCTCGTGCGAACAATCTTCTCGCGGTACGCCGCTGGGCATTCTGTTCGGGATATTGTGGCGTCGCTGCTCAAGGAGGGCTGCCATGACCAGGCGGGGCGGCCCATTAGCCTGTATCACATTCGGCATCTCTTGCGAAACGAGGCTGTGATTGGGATCTTTGTTTGGGGCAGGCCTCATGCCGAAAGCAGAATGCGCTTGGTTGAGGGAGAGCGCATGCGCGTGGCTGGACGTGTGCCTCAAATCGTCGATGATGCGACGTGGGAGCTTGTGCAAAATCGACTGCGAGGTTCTATTCCAAAGAAGCGAAGTCTCGAAGAGATGATCCAGGATCTGGAGAAGGCGCTATCGCGAAACCCTAGCCTCCGCAGCGCCGATCTGGGTGCCGAAGGGTGCGCCCCGCTGTCAGCATATAAGAACTGCTTCGGCACATGGCAGCACGCACTAATGGCCGCTGGTGCCGATCCTTCCGTTGTCGCGGCAAATCTCGCTGAGCGTCGGCGCGTTTGTCGTAACCTTGTTTATGTGATCGGCCATGCGCTTCTGGAGGCACTTGCGGCGGCGAAGGTGCAGGCTTCATTCAGTGGCCGTACGAACATTCTGAAAATTTTGGGGTATTCGATTCGCGTGCGCCTTGCGTGGCAGGTCGTACGCCCATGCGGCCGAAGCATGTGGGAAATTGAGAATCACTCAAACTTGCCTAGCGTCTCGCATACGCTCTATGTGAGGGTGGACAAGCTCCTGAGTCCGAGGGACTATTTGTTGGTCAGGTCTGGTAACTCATCGCAGCCGTTGCCCTCGTGGGTGCCGACGCTCGTCCCGCAAGCGTTGCAAAAATTCCATTCGCCCACGATGCGGAAATTGGTTAAGAGGCTCAAGAGTCTCGCCTAG
- a CDS encoding ATP-dependent DNA ligase: protein MILPAPMLLCEDKPSPLGRPGWFYEIKWDGYRLMAGVAKGDVQLRTRNGALATKWFPELVAGLQRLSGGPHVIDGEVCVLDDLGRSDFNRLQDRARRRRWYEGADPVVYCAFDLLALDGRSLIGAAVEQRKAMLQALLSPAPPSVLFVGDFDAEHGRQMFEHAKELKLEGLVAKRLGSPYQPGVRSTDWQKVKVPGAVPPERFKR, encoded by the coding sequence ATGATCCTGCCCGCCCCGATGCTCCTTTGCGAGGACAAGCCCTCGCCGCTTGGCCGCCCAGGCTGGTTCTATGAAATCAAATGGGACGGCTATCGGCTTATGGCGGGCGTCGCTAAAGGTGATGTTCAGCTACGCACGCGCAACGGCGCTTTAGCAACAAAGTGGTTCCCGGAACTGGTGGCCGGCCTGCAGCGCCTGTCTGGCGGGCCACACGTCATCGACGGTGAAGTGTGCGTGCTCGACGATCTTGGGCGGTCGGACTTCAACCGCCTGCAGGACCGAGCGCGACGCCGGCGTTGGTACGAAGGCGCCGACCCCGTGGTGTACTGCGCATTCGACCTTTTGGCTCTGGACGGCCGCAGCCTCATCGGCGCCGCCGTCGAGCAGCGCAAGGCCATGCTGCAGGCCCTACTGTCGCCCGCGCCGCCCTCGGTGCTGTTCGTGGGCGACTTCGACGCCGAGCACGGCCGTCAGATGTTCGAACACGCAAAGGAACTGAAGCTGGAGGGTCTGGTGGCCAAGCGCTTGGGCTCGCCCTATCAACCGGGAGTGAGGTCTACGGACTGGCAAAAAGTGAAGGTGCCGGGCGCGGTGCCGCCCGAGCGCTTCAAGCGGTAA